In Acipenser ruthenus chromosome 33, fAciRut3.2 maternal haplotype, whole genome shotgun sequence, the sequence GAGCTGTTTTACACAGCAACTGGACatgggtgtctagcctggactgcgtgcagtcacacaaccggggcagcgcgtagtctacagcggagtggagcactgTCTACAGGCAGAATGCATCAAGGCACCAGGGTACTGGCAAGGGTGCCTAGTCTGGATCGCGTGCAATCACATGACCGGGGCAGCGCATAGTTTGCAACGGCGTGGGACACTGCCTAAAGGCAGGGGACATCGAGGGCACCCATGCAGTGTATGTTTAAGCACTGAGGGATAGGCACAGAGGCTCTGAGGCGTTGGGTGCATCGTGGGCACTCAAGGCCTCGAGGATGCCGAAGCAACGAGCTAATGGAGCAATATGGGGCACTGAGGACACCGATGCAGGGGAGCACTTGAGGACTGaggctgtagagagagagagaagctctttttttaaaagataattattattattaatattggacCTACACGCCGCTTTTATGGGTGAGTGGTTTGAATGTGCGTAGGGTCTGTTCAACAGTAGGACCAGGCTTAATGGAGGAAGCACAcggttgttgttggtttttttttttttaactgcaaggcaGTAGCACACACAGACTCTCAACAGCAAGCTGGAGTGTAAAGGTCTTTTTTTACTGTAAGCAATCATGAAAAAAACAATAGTAACAAACAACCTGTAGGGGCACTAGGCTGCACACAGCGAGTAGGCGTGCCGAGGTCGAGTCAACAGCAGCGCACAGCAAAGCTGGGTCTCGCTGGAGGATCACGTTCTCCTTTCTCTTAATTGTACTTTCAAAACAtctgcaaaaagcagaggaaaaggtAGAAACACAGGCAGCAAGCTGCAAGGTTAGTGAAAGCAGACTACGATTGGCAGGTGATGTGGGCTGttgaaagtttttattttttattttattttaacgaAACGCAGTTGCGAAGCGTTAGCTCAGTCTTCAGCTGCCGAGTTTCTGATCCTGGGGAAGTGGCGAGCCGAATTCCAGCAATAAaattgcaagggaactgcagACAAACTCACTAGAGAGAGCTCTTAAGAGTCAATCACACAACTGGAGAAGGTTAGTTTATACTTACCTTGTTTACTCACCTGaagtgaaaggcaaaagagactgatGTCTCcgcgcagtgactatttattacctcggggGGCGGGAacaaggacgtcactccacggaggagCCTGTCGGCagttttgatataaaatgctcagtaaatatctGACAAGCAggaatatcccaaaagtattgtttggcggtcatcttctaattgaaagggaatgaCTGTACTAGAAAACCGGACAGCAAGTTTAAAAACCAGACTGTTGGCATGGCAACCCTACTGCGtccccccagtctaacactgcaTATTGGTGCTTGCAACAGTGAATGTACGATTTCTAAATGAAAATCATAAATCTAATTTACTTGAAAACAGAGTCAAATGAGAATATTGATCTCAGGGCTGAGCTTTAATTCTACAGGCTGTGTAAGTTGACAttttaaggtaataaataaaacagtaaataaaactcatttttagtggttgtggcaaagtggaaAAACTGTGTCCagacaccaagaatcattcgatctctgtcacagtggtgTACGTCCAGATAAACCCCCTGATcatgcctgcctgtctctctgtctctgtcacactctAACATGGTGAACaaaataactgccttgattttgcactaATCTTCACCAAATGTTTATCATAAACTCCTAGTCCCCAAGAGACATTTGAATGGGTGTACGTGGCAGGGTACATTTATTGAGCTCCAATCACTTATTTAAATCACAACATTGGGAGCATGACCAGCACCACGTCTCCCAAACCAGTACAACCAGCTAAAAACCAgcaaaccaccagctctgacTAGCATACACCACCCCTGGTGAGTAATGTAGTTACCCTCAGTTAAAATGGATTAGCTGTCTCATTGTTTCTTGTTTGCCCTATTCATAAGCTTAAACTTGATGTAATTTTAAAGACTGCCTCTTCGATTAGaataaataaagttgtgtatACTGCACATGGaacttttaaaaactgttttaaagaatctatctatctatctatctatctatatatctttatatctatctatctatctatctatctatctatctatctatctatctatctatatcgatagatagatagatagatagatagatagatagatagatagatagatagataaacatgtttaaaacatgttttttttttcaaaattacatttgAGACATTTTTGAAAAGTGCACAACAGTTTAGATTTTTGGAATGATGTGTTTTGTAAGCTGCAATCACTTCAACATATTCAGCTTTGTAAAAGAGCCATATTGAATGTTAACGAATGGGGATCTCTTTGCTAGCAAATATGGCATTGGGCACTCTAAATGTGACAAACATGGATGAGAGAGCTGCTTAATAGTACTGGACCTTCAGGGATTTCCACAGTGATGGAAATGCAAATGGTACTGAAGCTGATAGgggacagaaatggattttaaaaccagaGGGACTTGTGTCACAGATGTCATAAATAAAATGGGTAGCCCTTCAAGTTTTATCCCAGGCTGAGGTGGCCGTACATCCCAATGTTATTTATCATAATCTCGGGAGAATTGAAGCTTTTTGTCTGTATGTCTGCATGTCACacaggggtgctggaactaggggtcCTGGGGGGTGCGGCAGCTTGGCAcagcttccatcatatacaggggttagtTTTGTTCAGTAGCTGTCAGCATATCCACTTTAAAATCGGTTCCAGTGCCACTGATGTCACTCTTACATTTTTCATGTAGAGAACCCCTAAAATTCTGACAAAATTTGCCAAGGACATTATTTCATGTAAGGTATTAAGAGTATCAGAATATGGGTATATACCGAGACACACTGTCTATCTGTGTCTCTTTCTACATTATTACATATATAGAGAAAACTCTTACTCAATTATGATGAAACTTCAGCACAAGCTTTTCAATGAATCAAAATCTGGtgtataaaggcatctgccaattTGTCTGTCTGTCATAGTAGCACTATTACaagtgatctactttttcatgtcgCAGGTGGCTCTACTGTTAGATTTACAGCCATGACAAGCATGGATGTCACTGACAGGGTTTGTAATGGTTCATTTTACTGTCAGGCATTATTTGAATTTAATAAACAGGAATTGTATTGTTTACCCCAAAACTTTACCATCTGCGTTTCCGAGTCTAATGGTAAACGCATCCACCGAAATGCACAGCAGTCGCTTGCTGGCAACATGCGTGTTTTTGACTGAGTGGGCAGAGGGGTGCCGTATGTGACATCCGTGTATTTTAAAACCATTCAACTTGATCTATTGTACGTGGGTATGTGTGTTGAAATGCACTACCAAATACATTCCacctgaaaaataataatgcccTGGCGTTTGAAAGAAAGATGGTTTTTATTTTGGTCCAAAGATACAATTTCCCCTATACCTGCCGTAGATGGTATATTCCTGAGGAATTTATAATCCGTTTAGAATACATCTACTAAATAAAGTTACGGGGACCAGGAGGAAGGAGTGTCTGTTAAGTGTTTGTGGTTAGACACAGGTCTGTGTGAACCGTCACTATTAACGCTGAAGGGGAGTGCTTGAGAAGACCGCTTCATAGCCCTGATGCGTTTTCTTGTTCATTATTAATGTAAGGCTGGGATTCTACACTGTGCGCTACAGCAGTATCTAGAGAAAGTTACCAAGCAGCAGTTGCGCGTCTAATGGATTTGTATGATTTGAATACATCATAAATCTTGGTGTTGATCTCATGCAAGATTTACAGCAGTAACTGTCGAAACAATATGATGCAATTGAATTATTGATGTAAAATTGTGCAACGGTATTTTAATAGCCTGTGCTTTGTGATTGTTTTATTGCATATCGACGTGTCGCAGGAAACACTCAGTTTTAGTGTAACTgctctgtttttttcttattgataTTGTGCTGTAAACTATTGACACTTTACCATTTCAAAAATGAACGGGACATTTTTTAACCAGTCTATCTGGGCACAAGGAATCTTCACCAACAAAAGCCAGGACCTAGCAGATTCCATAGTGGGGTGCTGCAATGGCAGTACCCCGGTCACCACAAGCGACGGAGGTTCCCTGGTCCTTGTCCCGGACGAGCGGAATCTTTTCATCACGAGAGTGGTGCAGATAGCGGTGCTGTGTGTTCTATCATTAACTGTCATTTTCGGCATTTTCTTCCTGGGCTGCAATCTGATGATCAAGTCGGAAAGCATGATCAACTTTCTAGTTAAGGACAGGAGACCTTCGAAAGATGTGGAGGCTGTCATCATTGGCCTCTACTAGCAGTATGTTGAGCTAGACTCCTGATTGAGTATAAGGACCAGGTCCATATACCGgaataaatgaaaatatgtaaCGTCAGGTGCTCTTTGTCCTGAAGCTGAAGTCAGAAGAAAAAGAACTGTTACTTGAAGAACTGTCATAAATATATGGTCTGGCGATCCGTGTATGTTTTAACTATAAAAATGAATGCCTTCTGTTTaacttttaatgtttaatatgtatttggttttttgtttgtttctaagcCGCCTTCTCTTTCCTCGTGGTGATTATTAACC encodes:
- the rprml gene encoding reprimo-like protein; this translates as MNGTFFNQSIWAQGIFTNKSQDLADSIVGCCNGSTPVTTSDGGSLVLVPDERNLFITRVVQIAVLCVLSLTVIFGIFFLGCNLMIKSESMINFLVKDRRPSKDVEAVIIGLY